Below is a window of Nicotiana tabacum cultivar K326 chromosome 19, ASM71507v2, whole genome shotgun sequence DNA.
AATCCACTTCTAGTATGAAATACTAGCCAATTGATCTACTGAAAGTCAGCAACTGAATCCCATATTCTCAGCTCAGCTCTGGCCAATAACATGGAACAAGCTAAAGAAGCTTTCTTTTAACAATATTATCCCATGGGAGAACATCATTCCTTTTTGCTTTTGGCATATCTGGCTAGAAAAAAAATCATAACCTTTTCAATAATAAAAGATAACATCTCAGCAAATAACACCATCTCCAAAGCAATAGAGTATTATATGTTGGCACAAAAAGGTACTATCAGGATGCCATTCCATACTAGAGCTAAATGGAAACCCCCTAGGATGGGGCACTATAAACTCAATACAGATGGGGTTGCCAAGGGCAATCCAGGCATTGGGGAAATTGGTGGAGTATTCATGAATCATAGAGGGGATTGGATTATGGGGTATATGAAAAATATACCACATACCACCAACACCATGGCAGAACTAAAATCACTGATAAAAGGCCTCCAATTAGCAGAACAAAATGGCTGAGTTCCACTAGACATAGCTACAGATTCGGCTGAAGTAATAAAAATACTACTCACAGGCAATACAACTTACGATTATATGATTTGTGAATGCAGCTTATTAATGCAAAGGATGGACAAGATGATCGTGAGACACAACTATAGGGAACATAATAGGGGTGGTCGATGCACTGGCAAAGGAGAcaacaaatttaatttttttgggtAGAACTACCATGCTAAGAGTTCCTCCGATATTTACAAATGATGTATTTTGGGCAGACATTCTAGGAACTGAAGTAGGATTTTTTGGGCATGCAACATTGATACAGTTGAACAAAATATGGCCGTCTTAGGAGAACTGCAGTACCCCAATTTACACagtatttgcaaatattgaactTCTTTATTTGAATTGCAAGTGAAATATTGAAATATTGATTGGAAGGCATATCTCAAGTGAAATATTGGTTCCCACAAATCTTCAAGTTTCACAAATTCTTTTTCCAAGTCAAATTCATGTCCATACAATTTGAAATTCCTGAAACTTTTTTCAACTTCATATACTCGTTTTCATTAAGCTTTAATACTATCACGTTTAATTGAGTAGTACTATTAAAGCAAGTGTCGCGGACCTATAAGTTGCCTCTGACTCATTACTTAATGGACCCAGTTTGGCCCTGACTGGACCACTTAACATGTCTagtgtaagttttttttttatttaaattttttaattttttttttagtgtAAGCTTGCACACTTGTGAGCTGTGATAAAAAGAATCTACTCCCTCTGCTTCAATTTTAGCTATTCACTTTTGATTTTGCATTCTCTAAGAAAAAATAATTGAAGTATGTATTTTACAATTTTacccataataatgatagaatTTCAAAAGATCTTGGGATTATTTGGGAAGTAAGTaattaatgataagggtaaaacaagaaaataatattatttttctctcaatttgctaaaatggacaagtaaaagtgaatatgtatttttagtataatggataagtaaaagtgaacggagagagTACTTGTCATTGAAGTTTGCACCATTAATGCTAATTATGAATTAAAGTACACACTTGAAGGTTGTACAAAACCATTAGAATCCGAGCGTTTCCAGGGATGGATTTTGTGAAAGCTATATTGGAAATATGCTGATTTGGAGTTGGGGTCTGGTGATCGGATACCTTTTGTTCATCCACTTCCAGCTCAATGATGTTAAGGTGCTACATCCTTTGCTCTAATTCTGCCTTTGTTAGTactgtttttttaatttttttgcagTGTTTATCTCGGTACTAGGATAGGCATGTGTTATATTTGCATGAATAGTTTCTCTTTTTACTCGTTTAATGTTTCATTAGGCACTTGCTCTTGGTTTGTAGTGTTCATTGCTTTACTAAAGGTTTCACTTAACTATTTATATTACTGAAGGCTGAAGCGATTATCACTTGTGGAGTGTAATATCTTCTTAAACCAGGAGATATTGGGGTTTGTTGATATAAGTCCTTACGATTATGTTTACAACAAAAGGATTAACAAGAAGTAATATCTCATTGGTTCAAATAATGGTCAGATTCTAGTTGAGCTGCAATAGAGAACCGCTTCATGATCTAATTAACAGCAACTATGCAAGTTCTATGCCTGAATAATCAAGAATTGGAGAAAGATGAGAGAGTTTGGTTGAACATTTCCTATTTGTTAGTGCAAAAGATTTTtcttaaagaaaattattctaTTTTGTGGAGAAAAATCAAATCAAGGGATCAACAAACTGCTTATGGTTGTTAaatctaaaaagcaaaattttgGGCAGAACCGCAGAAGATATCACAAGGAGGAAACTGCACCTTTTATCGGTCAATCAAGCAGTCTTTGGACTCCATTAGaggaaaattaaaagaaataaaatgcatAAAAGGTTCAGCTAACTGAAAATAGGTCTCCCATAATTCCATCCATTTAATGATAATCAACAGAACTATAGCTTTAAGAATGAAGGACAAATTAATATCTAAGGAAattaaccaaaagaaaaaagaaaaagaaagaaaatcaatcaacAAGAGAAAAAACCACCGCTATGTTACTGGCGAACATAACATCACGGCTATTTACATTGGATGAAATTAGATAAGAGACATCTTTGTTGAGACTAAATGACTGGAGAAAATCTGAAGTTTGAAAAGCATCTAATATGATTCTTACCAACCTTTGCCTATAAGCCACAACCAGTCTAGAGTTACACCAGCAAATATGCCTCCTAAAAGAAACAACACTAGAAGATTTCCCAGTGCATTCTGCTCTGGTCCCTATAAGATCATAAGTCCAAAAACTTTGCTATTAATCACTGTATGATATACAAGAATGTAGTAGCTTTAAAGATAACTAGTTAGAGAATTAACAAACCTTGTAACCTTTTGGTGCAGAAGTGAGGACACAGACTGTGAGGTAGCCATTACTTAGTCCCAAGAAGGATGTGAGCATAATCATCCAACCCTGATCACCATATTTGGCTGTGAAGTAGAAGGCAGGGATAAGTAGGAAACGCGAGAGAATCACCAACATGAGTCCTTTCCGCGATTCCAGTTTTAAGCATTTGATTAGTGGCACGTATCTTCCTATGAGATCCCACACGTTATACATCGCAATAAGGACAAGTGCATACCTAAATATCACGATGGATTGAAAATAGATACAAATGTTAAAATGAGTTTCATGCAAATATTAGACAGTAAATGAGTCATTGCACATTTATCAAGTACAATAGCTTGAACTGAGTGGGAAACCAACCATGATCCTAAGCTGTGAGATCCAGTATCCTCAGACAAGAATCCCGGGAAAATTGACAATGTTAGAGCGTATATAAGAAACAAATCTATTGCGTAGTCTATGTTTTGTAATAACAATTGTTTGTTGTTAAGTCGCTCCACATGTTCAGGACCATGCTTACTCTACAATGGAGTTAACACAAGATCAAAAGTGTTAGCACCGTGTTGATAGCACTAAACACAAGGTACAATGCCCAATAGATTTCAGAAAAGTAAAATACCTTTGTTTCTGATCCTTCTTGCTTGTAAACTCCCCCTGCAGCAAGGTCACCAGCAACAGTCTTTGATCCCTCTGAAGCTGCTTTTGCACGATAGTACTTCACTATCGGCAGCTTTGGGAAGACAAATGCATATAGGAGGACACAAAGCAGCTCAAAGAATGTAGATACAGAGAAGAACAGAACTGCAGCAGATAGTTGTAGAATATTTATGATGCTTATTAGGGGATAGAGAACACATAGCATGTTACAATCTAAAGGTCCAAAATCTTAACAAACGGTAGAAATCAATTTACTGGAGGAAATGAGTAGATGATCGAAATGCTGGCAATAGACTGAATCTGTGGTGATTCAAAATAATATTAACGGCAGCTAGCAGAATATAAGCACACGTCTGTCTTTAGAAATTTGGATCATTTGCAACAAGCAAAATAGATTTAAAAGAAAAAACCTATAATTGTATCAAGATAAGAATAAGACATACTTGCACCATTTCGAAGACCATCCTTTGAATTCTCGAATGCTGCTTTGGTAATTAACCTCAACACGGATGTTAGAGCGCCAGATGCAGCCAGTCCGGCGAGGAAAGACTGAAAATCTCACACCAGAATAACCTTTTTTGGACAATTCTTAAAATCGTAGCACGAATAAAGGATTGCAAAAGGTGAAATATATCAGTAGGTAGAAAATAAACCTGCATGAATTCAGGTAACATATATGCAAGGTCCCCAATCATTCCACCTTGAACATGGGCATCTGCAACTCCAAAGGCACCACTGATAGCACATATTCCAATAAAAGTTCCTAGCCCTCCCTTACCAGATGTAGCTAAATCCAACTGCCAATTCATGGAACACATAAACCAAATTAGATCGTTCATGGTTATGACACTCTATTACCTTAATGAAGATAAAGTCAACTATCATTATACTCGATAATTAAGACAAAACAGATATAGTACTTACAACAAGAACTAAGAGAGTACTGATGAAGAAAAGACTATATCCAAAAAGATTTCTTTTCCTCGTATTCATTTTCGCCTCATTGTAAGCCAGTATTGCAAGTGTTCCTAGTGCAAATGGCTGATAAATGAGGGTAAGGACCCTGGAGGGGTGGTAATCCTGTGTAAAAACCAAATCTCAATaaaattaaatgccaaaacttaATGTTTAGGTAACCACAGGCAGTGTCATAAAAATCTAAATGGAACATGGATGACAAATTGACAAAAGATATTCATTCTAGTACGAAGCACCAAACCGTATTCCAGTATTATGGCACATGAAAAATCTTGACTAAGAACAAGAGGACAAATTAAataactaacaacaacaacaactccgACTCAATCCCAAGGAAGTTGGTGTCGGCTAAAAATACATGGTTTTATTACTCCTAAGTTCATAGTGGTTGTTGTCCTAAACTCGAGAAGAACTCTGATGCACAAACAAGATTAAATACTCCACTATGTTGAATGCTCAGAAAAGTTAAGCTAAATTTGTGCTTGGCTTACTTGTTGATCTTAGCAAATTCAAATTGTTACTGAGTAATACGAGTAAGTCAACATACAGAGTTTTGGAATAAGTTAACTGTAAATAAATTCCATAATTAGAAGATACAATTTGATAGGACTAAAGGTTACCGGAAATAGGTAGACATAATAGTCCTCAATAGTTAACATACTATTCCAAGAAAAGAGGCATCCATTGCCCAAAAGCCAACACACTAGCATTGCAGCATACTTGCCCTGCAAAATTTTACCGAAGTTGTAGTTAAGTAACTTAATACAAGAAACAGAGAATTCATTTTCAGTCACATGTTACCAAATACAGTTGTAAAGAGAAAACCACGAACCTCAAGCCTAACTGGAACTTTATTATCCTCAGCCATTGGGGGATAGTATTATGAAGAGCTTCTTGTAGCTAATAACAACATTAAGACATAATCATGAACTATTCAGAAGAAATAGTTGTAAGTGATAAAATTTCTTTAAGTAAAATTTGTCAAGTTATGAAAGAAGGTTTATAAGGAAACCTCCTAAACCAAAAACATATTGGCAGAAATCTAAAAAGAAAAGGGAGGCCCCTCGGTGAGAGAGTGGGGCGAAGAAAACATTCTCATACATACGACACTATACACAACGTAATACATATACCATAGACATCAAAGCAAAACATCTCCCACCATTTGTATAACAGAGAGAGAGAATGGGGCTTTACCGAACAAGAAGGGGTGGAAATTGGAAGAGAGGAGTTGACTTGAGCAAAATAGAGAGTTCGTTGGTTTTATTTACGTAACCACGCCGTAGGATTCGGAGACTGCGTTGGCACAGATGGCGCTGCTGCTATTTACTTTTTAGTCGGTgtaaaaaagaatgacctctttttttatttggaaacaatttatttttgtgcaatgatttatagccatacAAAATATACGTGACTCATTTTTACACTACAAGTTTAAAagtcttctcttctcttttttcttaaactccgtgcccagtcaaatgagttcacataaattaaaacggagggagtatttaaGTATAGCAAAGAGCAAATAAAGCGGATCACATATTAGTCTCCTATTCCATTTCATAAGCAAATGGCTACCTTTTAATAATGTAAATCAATTCATTATAACgtaaaatagaaattctaaagaTAAATAATTTCTAAATAAGTAAAAGTGATAtttttttggaaagaaaaaagtGTGGACCGAgagaatacataaaatcaaaatcCAATTTATGTACTAACGAATTTGAATTAGAAAACTAGCAGTAAGTAAACGTATCTCGCAgtcgagaaaaaagaaaaagaagcaaaaggGAATAATTGATCTTACTGTAAAATCTGAGGACTCTTTTCCCCAGATCGACCAATAGGAGGGAGGTTTCGACTTAGGTTGTGATGTTGGAAACAACAAAACCCAAACGGAGGGTCACTTTAGCGAATAATTGGTGATTGGAGAGGTGATGGATTCAACGTTGTTATTGGTGCAAAAGATTGGGGGAAAAAACAAGGGAAGTTGtaggttttttttcttttgtcgcTGAAATAAAAGGTGCAACCGTGCAAGCATAAAAGTGTCTTGTGAGTCGAAATGTAAATTCTTGAAAGGATGTTCTTCATTGAAAAAGATAATAACAAAATAATTCCAAATGTTAAAAGGGTTAAATTTCAAGATTTTAAGTTACGACGGTGATATATATTTCACTCATTCaatattgtatacggtcaaaatcgagcaTGTCTTTCACGTGACACATCGAGAGTAGAACATGACTGTGCAAAGTTCGACCTCGTGTAATATCGAGCCATAATGCAAAATTCGATTGTCGAGCTCGTGACCCGGAGACCAATCAAGATAGAGATCGGCCAAGATTGAGGAGAGCTTATCGAGCCAAAAAACAGAAAGTCGAAATATCCGCAATTGGGCGAGAATCTCGGCAGAAATCTCGGCGCATATCAAGGAGaggccaattaattaatctattatGGATTCCTTGCTATGTTTAGAAATTATATTAAGAATATgacttccctactatataaatggagTCTAATAATTTGTAGAAGGCATTCATTGATAGAATATAAAGCAATATACTGTATTTTCTTCTGGTTTTCAATATTCAGTCATTTTGTTCTTGTATCAGTTTACCCTCCATTCAGTTTGAGGGTGATCAAACTTGAGGGCCTAGGCTAATTGATTCATTCGGTTTGCATTTATTTCGTTTACAGCTAATTTCGATACCAATATTtatcttttctctatttgtaCAAGCtataaatcacgtatccttaaaatcacatacaaattcaattgttatccatttttcgAGTAAAttgtttggcgcccaccgtggggctaaggataatagtggttatttggtacaaatctctataaaatagataattttacacttgctctttgaagtatctttgatttcaggataAAGATGACGAACTCTCAATTACTACCCGTGCATATCGACAACGGATGTGGCTATAAAGGTGAGAATAACAACGTGACGCCCGGTGACGTAAGGTCACCCGCTGAACCCGTTGGGACTCGGGTCGTGGATCCAATtgacgttaattcacatgtggccatcgacgcGAACCAGCATACTGGTCCCGAAAACAGCGTCCATGGTGGAACCCGATCTGcagctcgaaatacccaaaaAATCGG
It encodes the following:
- the LOC107799836 gene encoding equilibrative nucleotide transporter 3 → MAEDNKVPVRLEGKYAAMLVCWLLGNGCLFSWNSMLTIEDYYVYLFPDYHPSRVLTLIYQPFALGTLAILAYNEAKMNTRKRNLFGYSLFFISTLLVLVLDLATSGKGGLGTFIGICAISGAFGVADAHVQGGMIGDLAYMLPEFMQSFLAGLAASGALTSVLRLITKAAFENSKDGLRNGAILFFSVSTFFELLCVLLYAFVFPKLPIVKYYRAKAASEGSKTVAGDLAAGGVYKQEGSETKSKHGPEHVERLNNKQLLLQNIDYAIDLFLIYALTLSIFPGFLSEDTGSHSLGSWYALVLIAMYNVWDLIGRYVPLIKCLKLESRKGLMLVILSRFLLIPAFYFTAKYGDQGWMIMLTSFLGLSNGYLTVCVLTSAPKGYKGPEQNALGNLLVLFLLGGIFAGVTLDWLWLIGKGW